The following proteins come from a genomic window of Paenibacillus sp. CAA11:
- a CDS encoding EVE domain-containing protein, translated as MIPSEKIQQTRYWIGVVSASHVKRGVQGGFAQLCHGKAAPLRRMKPGDWLIYYSPRTDLLKGEPLQAFTAIGQVEDDRVYEYPMSESFVPFRRNIRYLPCREVKIAVLLDELNLTRGKRSWGYAFRYGQVEIEEEDFLTIARSMLGDTVIPVK; from the coding sequence ATGATACCAAGTGAAAAAATACAGCAAACTCGCTACTGGATTGGCGTTGTATCTGCTTCTCATGTAAAACGGGGGGTACAGGGCGGATTTGCTCAGCTTTGCCATGGCAAAGCAGCACCTTTGCGCCGGATGAAGCCCGGGGATTGGCTAATCTACTATTCTCCACGCACGGATTTATTGAAGGGAGAGCCGCTTCAAGCCTTTACTGCCATTGGACAGGTTGAAGATGACCGGGTCTACGAATATCCCATGTCGGAATCCTTTGTTCCTTTCCGCCGGAATATCCGTTACCTCCCGTGCCGTGAAGTAAAGATTGCCGTGTTATTGGACGAACTTAACCTTACACGGGGCAAGCGAAGCTGGGGATATGCCTTCCGCTATGGCCAGGTTGAGATTGAGGAAGAGGATTTTCTGACGATTGCTCGTTCGATGCTGGGCGATACGGTGATTCCAGTGAAATGA
- a CDS encoding Imm41 family immunity protein, with protein MQSVPQVLLDNFHGREGSFIYSLHERSEFSEPAFWDYYNSLIELTRLTKDHGALDRDLAEMVCHTYDYILKSFIWNFHPTDLYTISHLPIEDLSLYIERLEYAYKGFIRGHLFKEEMFELKSPQDGNQPAE; from the coding sequence TTGCAGTCAGTTCCCCAAGTACTACTAGACAACTTCCACGGCCGTGAGGGCAGCTTTATCTATAGTCTTCATGAAAGGTCAGAGTTCAGCGAACCTGCCTTCTGGGATTATTACAATTCGCTCATCGAGTTAACCCGTCTAACTAAGGACCACGGAGCGTTAGATAGGGACCTTGCCGAAATGGTCTGCCATACCTATGACTATATTCTGAAAAGTTTCATATGGAACTTTCATCCGACGGACCTGTACACGATTTCTCATCTTCCGATTGAGGACCTTTCGCTCTACATAGAACGCCTAGAGTATGCCTATAAAGGGTTTATTAGGGGTCATCTGTTTAAAGAAGAAATGTTCGAACTGAAGAGTCCGCAGGATGGTAACCAGCCCGCAGAATGA
- a CDS encoding ABC transporter ATP-binding protein: MIDLEKILTVRGLTKSFKEHKVLKGISFEVGRGEILCFLGPNGAGKSTTIHILTAALQSDEGEVLYKGQDIGKQLRSYKKQLGVVPQEIALYEELSAERNVLFFASLYGLRGQELARAAEEALELAGLTDRRHDKVKTFSGGMKRRLNIACAVAHKPELVIMDEPTVGIDPQSRNHILDCIQRLRHNGMTVLYTTHYMEEVEAISTRIIIMDHGAIIAEGTKESLKEDIRDEQRYFIEVEEINAVQEDEFYSIEGVKSIHIKDHVIEVVSLKNIENLDSVIALFSDKKVKIRNIATASASLETVFLKLTGRKLRD, encoded by the coding sequence ATGATTGATTTGGAAAAGATACTTACTGTGCGCGGGCTGACCAAGAGCTTCAAAGAACACAAGGTGCTCAAAGGGATTAGCTTTGAGGTGGGCCGCGGGGAAATCTTATGTTTCCTTGGACCGAACGGGGCCGGGAAGAGCACTACGATTCATATCTTGACGGCGGCCTTACAAAGCGACGAGGGGGAGGTGCTCTACAAGGGCCAGGATATCGGCAAGCAGCTGCGCAGCTACAAGAAGCAGCTTGGTGTAGTACCGCAGGAAATCGCGCTTTATGAGGAACTGTCTGCCGAGCGGAATGTGCTCTTCTTCGCTTCGCTGTATGGACTGCGTGGCCAGGAACTCGCAAGGGCAGCCGAAGAGGCACTGGAACTAGCCGGGTTAACAGATCGGCGGCATGACAAGGTTAAGACCTTCTCGGGGGGGATGAAGCGCCGGCTGAACATTGCTTGTGCTGTCGCTCATAAGCCAGAACTAGTCATTATGGATGAACCTACTGTTGGCATTGATCCTCAGTCCCGTAACCATATTCTAGATTGCATACAAAGGCTTAGGCATAACGGAATGACGGTGCTTTATACAACGCACTACATGGAGGAAGTAGAGGCCATATCGACCCGTATTATCATTATGGATCACGGCGCTATTATTGCCGAGGGAACCAAGGAATCGCTTAAGGAAGACATCCGGGATGAACAGAGATATTTCATTGAGGTTGAAGAGATAAATGCGGTACAGGAAGATGAATTTTACAGCATTGAGGGCGTCAAGTCGATCCATATCAAGGACCATGTCATTGAGGTCGTGTCTCTCAAGAATATTGAGAATTTGGACAGTGTGATCGCTCTCTTCTCCGATAAAAAGGTCAAAATCCGCAATATTGCTACAGCGTCGGCAAGCCTGGAAACGGTGTTCTTAAAGCTTACTGGACGTAAGCTGCGGGATTGA
- a CDS encoding ABC transporter permease: MSGFIQIFKMDMKNMVRNPVLVSLNTVFNILLILIMGFLTSGAYAKASDAYNYYAVSLLIYAMLNGAMTATNAFMERDIKKPNLRIIHSPVGKFPIYFSKIAASSLFNYICHLLVLGTVIPLLQLDIGGRNIGFILLLMAPIEFAACAFGIMLCCVFKSEEGASTLVSSALNILAFLGGTFFSWDGMGGAMAWISRLSPVKWLADAFFAIIFDANLSVVWPVLTGSVILSLLFVLGCMKLFKAEDYLC; encoded by the coding sequence ATGAGCGGTTTTATTCAGATTTTTAAAATGGATATGAAGAACATGGTCAGGAATCCGGTTCTAGTTAGCCTCAATACCGTATTTAATATTCTGCTGATTCTGATCATGGGCTTTCTTACAAGCGGCGCTTATGCGAAGGCTTCGGACGCGTATAACTATTATGCGGTAAGCCTTCTGATCTACGCCATGTTGAACGGGGCGATGACGGCAACCAATGCTTTTATGGAACGGGATATCAAAAAGCCGAATCTGCGGATCATTCATTCACCGGTCGGCAAATTCCCTATTTATTTCTCCAAAATCGCGGCATCCAGTCTGTTCAATTATATTTGCCATCTGCTTGTCTTGGGTACGGTGATCCCTCTGCTCCAGCTTGATATCGGCGGGCGCAATATCGGGTTTATCCTCCTATTAATGGCCCCGATTGAGTTTGCGGCTTGTGCATTTGGCATCATGCTTTGCTGCGTTTTCAAATCAGAAGAAGGGGCAAGTACGCTGGTTAGCAGTGCTCTTAACATTTTAGCTTTTCTAGGGGGAACCTTTTTTTCCTGGGATGGGATGGGCGGAGCGATGGCCTGGATTTCCCGATTATCGCCCGTGAAGTGGCTGGCGGACGCCTTTTTTGCAATTATATTTGATGCGAATCTTAGTGTGGTATGGCCTGTGCTTACGGGAAGTGTGATATTGTCCCTTCTGTTCGTGCTAGGCTGTATGAAGCTGTTTAAAGCGGAGGACTACTTATGCTAA